The Pelmatolapia mariae isolate MD_Pm_ZW linkage group LG10_11, Pm_UMD_F_2, whole genome shotgun sequence genome includes a region encoding these proteins:
- the LOC134635295 gene encoding olfactory receptor 8G17-like, protein MGTEDKATTIFNNTFVRPEKFYLSGFSNIPHIRYFYVFLCFVYIMTVLGNGFLLSVIWLVKTLHTPKYMIVFNMALTDLCGSTALIPKLLDTFLFDRRYIIYDACLSYMFFVIFFASVQSWTLVTMAYDRLIAICFPLRYHNIVTETSVAVILLFVWIFLVSVIATMVGLVNRLSFCSSLVVNSFFCDHGPVYRLACNDTSVNYNMASALITILIIIPLIFIIATYVCIFIALSRTTTRKERLRALKTCTSHLILVVMFFLPIGITNIATRASYIHPNARMINSTLTHTIPAFLDPIIYALKTEEVMIAVKKLCKRTYLNRMKAKTRPCNHCCIKS, encoded by the coding sequence ATGGGAACAGAAGATAAAGCCACTACTATCTTTAATAACACATTTGTTCGGCCTGAAAAGTTTTATCTCAGTGGGTTTTCCAACATCCCTCATATTAGATATTTCTATGTCTTCCTGTGTTTTGTCTACATCATGACTGTTTTGGGTAATGGCTTTCTTCTCTCAGTTATCTGGCTGGTGAAGACTCTTCATACTCCTAAATACATGATTGTGTTTAACATGGCTTTGACAGATTTGTGTGGGAGCACAGCTCTCATCCCCAAACTCTTAGATACTTTTCTGTTTGACAGGAGATACATCATCTATGACGCCTGTTTAAGTTATAtgttctttgttattttctttgcaaGTGTGCAGTCATGGACACTTGTCACTATGGCATATGACAGACTTATAGCAATTTGTTTCCCTTTAAGGTATCATAATATTGTGACAGAAACATCAGTTGCTGTAATTCTGCTGTTTGTATGGATTTTTTTAGTGAGTGTAATAGCAACCATGGTTGGGCTTGTTAATCGTCTGTCATTCTGTAGTTCTTTGGTGGTTAACAGCTTTTTCTGTGATCATGGACCAGTTTATCGTCTGGCTTGTAATGATACATCTGTAAATTACAACATGGCATCCGCACTTATCACTATACTCATCATCATTCCTCTTATATTCATAATAGCCACATATGTCTGTATTTTCATAGCACTGAGCAGGACTACAACAAGAAAGGAACGACTCAGAGCATTAAAAACTTGTACTTCTCACCTGATCCTTGTGGTCATGTTCTTCTTGCCAATTGGAATCACTAACATAGCAACAAGGGCCTCCTACATCCATCCTAATGCCAGAATGATAAATTCCACATTGACACACACAATACCAGCTTTCCTCGATCCTATTATATATGCTCTGAAGACAGAAGAAGTGATGATTGCAGTCAAGAAGCTTTGCAAAAGAACTTATCTCAATCGCATGAAAGCAAAAACAAGACCTTGTAATCACTGCTGTATTAAATCATAA